A genomic segment from Leopardus geoffroyi isolate Oge1 chromosome A2, O.geoffroyi_Oge1_pat1.0, whole genome shotgun sequence encodes:
- the LOC123605021 gene encoding cytochrome b-c1 complex subunit 10 — MLSRFLGPRYRELARNWIPTAGMWGAVGAVGLVWATDWRLILDWVPYINGKFKKDD, encoded by the exons ATGCTGAGCAGGTTCCTGGGCCCGCGCTACCGCGAGCTGGCCAGAAACTG GATTCCCACAGCAGGCATGTGGGGCGCCGTGGGCGCCGTGGGGCTGGTGTGGGCCACGGACTGGCGGCTCATTCTGGACTGGGTGCCCTACATCAACGGCAAGTTTAAGAAGGACGATTAG